ATAATGCAACAGCTCTTTTTTATTGTCTTTAGGTGTAGCTACATATCAAGGGTTTTTAATTGATAGCCATTTTCCTGCAATTTTTTTATGGCCATATACACTGCCCAGGGGCTCTGGGGGGACACTGCATGCATCAATATTATGCCGCCGTTATGATGGTTGTTTAATATGGAATTGTATATATATCCCGCCTCTGCTTCCTTTACCCAGTCCACGCAGGCAATGCTCCAGAATATAGTTTTGTAGCCCGTATCCTTGACGGTTTTCATGACGGGATCCGACCATTCCTCATAGGGAGTCCTTAAATATTTCATGTGGATGTTGTAGCGGTTTTTTATCCTGTCATGCATATCCATTATCTCTTTTCTTATCTTGGCTTCACTTAAGGTATGAAGCTTCAGGTAATTTGCCGTGTGGTTCTGAAGGGAATGGCCTTCTTTTACTATTCTGTCCACGATTTCCGGATTTTTTTCGAAATAGTCCTTTATGATAAAAAAAGTAGCCTTGACGTTATTAGCTTTAAGTACGTCTAAAATGGCATTGGTGTTGCCCGATTCGTAGCCTAAATCAATGGTCAGGTAAATTGTCTTTTTATCCGGATCGCCGGTATAATATGCGTTGTATTTTTGAAGCATTTCCTTGGCAGCCTTTGGTATCTCCGGCTGTTTATGCTCGTTGTTTCGTTTTACCTCCCAGCCGTGGTTGGTTGGGCTTGAGCTTGATTTTGGGTTTGTTTTTTGGTTTGGAGATGCTTTTGAGCTTCCATTCGGGCTGGCTAAGAGTAAAAGATGATTATTGCCCTGTATAAAGAAAAATGCTGCTATAACTGTTATAAAAAACATCGGTATTTTTTTCACATTTATCACCCAGGCTTATTATTTGCAAAGTTGAGCCTTATTATATAGAAACATAATGGTATAATAGTATATATCAGTAAAAAATATAAAAGGCCAAGGTCTGGGA
This region of Oxobacter pfennigii genomic DNA includes:
- a CDS encoding polysaccharide deacetylase family protein, with protein sequence MKKIPMFFITVIAAFFFIQGNNHLLLLASPNGSSKASPNQKTNPKSSSSPTNHGWEVKRNNEHKQPEIPKAAKEMLQKYNAYYTGDPDKKTIYLTIDLGYESGNTNAILDVLKANNVKATFFIIKDYFEKNPEIVDRIVKEGHSLQNHTANYLKLHTLSEAKIRKEIMDMHDRIKNRYNIHMKYLRTPYEEWSDPVMKTVKDTGYKTIFWSIACVDWVKEAEAGYIYNSILNNHHNGGIILMHAVSPQSPWAVYMAIKKLQENGYQLKTLDM